A window from Streptomyces sp. NBC_00299 encodes these proteins:
- the rpmH gene encoding 50S ribosomal protein L34, giving the protein MSKRTFQPNNRRRAKTHGFRLRMRTRAGRAILANRRSKGRASLSA; this is encoded by the coding sequence GTGAGCAAGCGCACCTTCCAGCCGAACAACCGTCGTCGTGCCAAGACCCACGGCTTCCGTCTGCGGATGCGCACCCGTGCCGGCCGCGCGATTCTGGCGAACCGCCGCAGCAAGGGTCGCGCCAGCCTGTCCGCCTGA
- the rnpA gene encoding ribonuclease P protein component codes for MLPTEHRLRRREDFATAVRRGRRAGRPTLVVHLRSGATDPHAPGESAPPTRAGFVVSKAVGGAVVRNKVKRRLRHLMRDRVDQLPPGSLVVVRALPGAGDADHAQLAQDLDAALQRLLGGGAR; via the coding sequence GTGCTGCCTACCGAGCATCGGCTGAGGCGGCGCGAGGACTTCGCGACCGCGGTACGACGAGGACGCCGGGCTGGACGCCCGACTCTCGTCGTCCACCTTCGTAGCGGTGCCACGGACCCGCACGCGCCTGGGGAGAGCGCTCCCCCGACGCGTGCGGGTTTCGTCGTGAGCAAGGCAGTGGGTGGCGCGGTCGTGCGGAACAAGGTGAAGCGCAGGCTTCGCCATCTGATGCGCGACCGAGTCGACCAGCTGCCCCCCGGTAGCCTGGTAGTCGTACGAGCGCTGCCCGGTGCGGGTGACGCCGACCATGCACAGCTGGCCCAAGACCTGGACGCCGCTCTGCAGCGGCTGCTGGGAGGGGGCGCGCGATGA
- the yidD gene encoding membrane protein insertion efficiency factor YidD translates to MKYPLLALIKLYQWTISPLLGPVCKYYPSCSHYGYTAIDRHGAIKGTALTAWRILRCNPWSLGGVDHVPPRKRPRWHELLRNAWRARKGGPSAAETATEDNVPSSPAAETPSHAQGA, encoded by the coding sequence ATGAAGTACCCACTGCTGGCCCTGATCAAGCTGTACCAGTGGACGATCAGTCCACTGCTGGGGCCGGTCTGCAAGTACTACCCGTCGTGCTCTCACTACGGCTACACCGCCATCGACCGGCACGGTGCGATCAAGGGCACCGCGCTCACCGCCTGGCGCATCCTGCGGTGCAATCCGTGGTCGCTGGGCGGTGTGGACCATGTCCCGCCGCGCAAGCGCCCGCGGTGGCACGAGCTGCTGCGTAACGCGTGGCGCGCACGCAAGGGCGGGCCCTCCGCCGCCGAAACGGCCACCGAGGACAATGTTCCTTCGAGCCCGGCCGCAGAGACCCCGTCCCATGCCCAAGGAGCATGA
- the yidC gene encoding membrane protein insertase YidC, whose amino-acid sequence MDTIASFFSFITTPVSWVIVQFHTVYGAIFGPDTGWAWGLSIVSLVILIRICLIPLFVKQIKATRAMQTLQPEMKKIQERYKNDKQRQSEEMMKLYKETGTNPLSSCLPILAQSPFFFALYHVLNSIANNDTIGVINESLLQSAQKAHIFGAPLAAKFTDSSSDVAALDATLTTVRIVTAVMIVLMSASQFYTQRQLMTKNVDTTVKTPFMQQQKMLMYIFPVMFAVFGINFPVGVLVYWLTTNVWTMGQQMYVIRNNPTPGSKAQAAYLERLAKHVTQHGKTRGRGERAIVKAIVAKGRDRNEFERKFINGLSKAGLAAQADGTVLKGESAVATVAEDGTPTTGAAPKRQQPKRQSKSQRQTGAAKQAGEPTSLEKSDEPEDDKPAVAKKTAQKSGSGGGRSKAQSGQRKGGPQRPKSPTKK is encoded by the coding sequence GTGGACACGATTGCCAGCTTCTTCAGCTTCATCACGACACCTGTCTCCTGGGTCATCGTCCAGTTCCACACGGTGTACGGCGCCATTTTCGGCCCTGACACCGGGTGGGCCTGGGGCCTTTCCATCGTGTCCCTGGTGATTCTGATCCGTATCTGCCTGATCCCGCTCTTTGTGAAGCAGATCAAGGCGACCCGGGCCATGCAGACGCTGCAGCCCGAGATGAAGAAGATCCAAGAGCGTTACAAGAACGACAAACAGCGTCAGTCCGAAGAGATGATGAAGCTGTACAAGGAGACGGGCACCAACCCGCTCTCCTCGTGCCTTCCCATCCTGGCGCAGTCGCCGTTCTTCTTCGCCCTGTACCACGTGCTCAACAGCATCGCGAACAACGACACCATTGGTGTCATCAACGAGAGCCTGCTGCAGAGCGCGCAGAAGGCGCACATCTTCGGTGCTCCGCTGGCCGCGAAGTTCACCGACAGCAGCTCGGACGTCGCGGCGCTCGACGCCACTCTGACCACGGTCCGTATCGTCACCGCGGTCATGATCGTCCTGATGTCGGCGTCGCAGTTCTACACGCAGCGCCAGCTGATGACGAAGAACGTCGACACCACGGTGAAGACGCCGTTCATGCAGCAGCAGAAGATGCTGATGTACATCTTCCCGGTCATGTTCGCCGTCTTCGGCATCAACTTCCCGGTCGGTGTCCTCGTCTACTGGCTGACCACCAACGTGTGGACCATGGGCCAGCAGATGTACGTCATCCGCAACAACCCGACCCCGGGTTCCAAGGCTCAGGCCGCGTACCTGGAGCGTCTGGCCAAGCACGTCACGCAGCACGGCAAGACCCGTGGTCGCGGTGAGCGCGCCATCGTCAAGGCCATCGTCGCCAAGGGCCGCGACCGCAACGAGTTCGAGCGCAAGTTCATCAACGGCCTGAGCAAGGCGGGTCTGGCGGCGCAGGCCGACGGCACCGTGCTGAAGGGCGAGAGCGCTGTCGCCACAGTGGCCGAGGACGGTACGCCGACCACCGGTGCTGCCCCCAAGCGGCAGCAGCCGAAGCGGCAGAGCAAGTCCCAGCGTCAGACCGGTGCTGCCAAGCAGGCGGGTGAGCCGACGTCGCTGGAGAAGTCCGACGAGCCCGAGGACGACAAGCCCGCTGTTGCCAAGAAGACCGCGCAGAAGTCCGGCAGCGGTGGCGGCCGTAGCAAGGCCCAGTCCGGGCAGCGCAAGGGCGGTCCGCAGCGCCCCAAGTCCCCGACCAAGAAGTAA
- a CDS encoding Jag family protein — protein MTEGTTSAAAEGADTLSRLEQEGEIAADYLEGLLDIADLDGDIDMDVEADRAAVSIISDSGGRDLQKLVGRDGEVLEALQELTRLAVHRETGDRSRLMLDVAGYRAQKRAELSELGAKAAAEVRSSGEPVKLKPMSPFERKVVHDAVKSAGLRSESEGEEPQRFVVVLPA, from the coding sequence GTGACGGAAGGCACCACCTCCGCTGCTGCCGAGGGTGCAGACACCCTGTCCCGCCTGGAGCAGGAGGGCGAGATCGCGGCGGACTACCTCGAGGGTCTGCTCGACATCGCCGATCTCGACGGCGACATCGACATGGACGTCGAGGCCGACCGCGCCGCTGTATCGATCATCAGCGACTCGGGCGGCCGAGACCTGCAGAAGCTGGTCGGGCGTGACGGCGAGGTGCTGGAGGCACTGCAGGAGCTCACGCGTCTGGCCGTGCACCGGGAGACCGGGGACCGCAGCCGGCTGATGCTGGACGTCGCGGGCTACCGGGCCCAGAAGCGTGCCGAGCTCTCCGAGCTGGGTGCCAAGGCCGCCGCCGAGGTCAGGAGCTCGGGCGAGCCCGTGAAGCTGAAGCCGATGTCGCCGTTCGAGCGCAAGGTCGTGCACGACGCGGTCAAGTCCGCGGGCCTGCGCAGCGAGTCCGAGGGCGAGGAACCGCAGCGGTTCGTCGTTGTGCTTCCCGCCTGA